A region from the Candidatus Bathyarchaeota archaeon genome encodes:
- a CDS encoding terminase family protein, whose product MRGWRKKARTLRLEQAKAKVERIEAIAGAHMVEQQRQVEALQHSFKEFCERVFGFTPYAYQLDLEAKFEQYQFNAVRWPRQTGKSFIVSGLVLKYAIEHPNSYIAIVGPSWRQTKLNIRRIGGFARRYLGCERGIQKTRVSLPNGSVIEAFPNNPDTIRGPSFHVIWWEECNFTANDEDLYDAILFTLGTTNGRLIATSTPWNTDSLFWKMCNHKDYSDFGRTHITWQQALEPNGPLKPAIIEKIKRQFGDDPARWRREMEAEWAEDEDVWLPQSLIVSCVGTVKNCGFDLQEFNSEDECQGEFFAGLDLAQTRDYCVLSVVERLNDKLFLRHLKIFQQPTLYAQVLGYLKALQDRWGGFQKIRVDFTREGPSIIADMENAGIENAEGVNFSVPRKSEMASLLKQRMMNKQFYYPLLNWERPYRGDICTELNVERYELRKDGAIGFSHPNGTHDDVFWSIALAVFATVQMEPEPFLTVIPR is encoded by the coding sequence ATGAGGGGTTGGAGAAAAAAGGCGAGAACTCTTCGGCTGGAGCAAGCGAAAGCCAAAGTTGAGCGCATCGAGGCAATTGCAGGCGCCCACATGGTAGAGCAGCAAAGGCAGGTGGAAGCTTTGCAGCATAGCTTTAAGGAGTTTTGTGAGCGGGTTTTCGGTTTTACGCCCTACGCTTATCAGCTGGATTTGGAGGCAAAGTTTGAGCAGTACCAGTTTAACGCTGTTCGCTGGCCGCGGCAGACGGGCAAGAGCTTCATAGTCTCAGGCTTAGTCCTCAAGTACGCTATTGAGCATCCGAACAGTTACATCGCGATTGTTGGGCCTAGTTGGCGGCAGACTAAGCTGAATATTCGGCGTATCGGCGGGTTCGCCCGCAGGTATCTTGGGTGTGAGCGGGGCATCCAAAAGACTCGCGTTAGCCTGCCCAACGGCAGTGTGATTGAGGCGTTTCCGAATAATCCTGACACGATTCGCGGTCCGTCGTTTCATGTTATCTGGTGGGAGGAATGCAACTTTACCGCCAACGACGAAGACCTGTATGATGCGATACTGTTTACGCTGGGCACAACCAACGGCAGGCTGATTGCGACTTCTACGCCGTGGAATACGGATAGCCTGTTTTGGAAGATGTGCAACCACAAAGACTACAGTGATTTCGGCAGGACGCACATCACTTGGCAGCAGGCGCTGGAACCCAACGGTCCACTAAAACCCGCCATCATTGAGAAGATTAAGCGCCAGTTCGGCGACGACCCAGCACGTTGGCGTCGGGAGATGGAGGCGGAGTGGGCTGAGGACGAAGACGTGTGGTTGCCTCAGAGCCTGATTGTTTCCTGTGTGGGTACGGTGAAGAACTGTGGTTTTGACTTGCAAGAATTCAACTCTGAAGATGAGTGTCAAGGCGAGTTTTTTGCTGGATTGGACTTGGCGCAGACAAGGGATTACTGTGTGCTCTCAGTGGTTGAACGCTTAAATGATAAGCTGTTTCTGCGGCATTTGAAGATTTTCCAGCAGCCCACACTCTACGCTCAAGTACTTGGCTACTTGAAAGCGCTGCAGGACAGGTGGGGCGGCTTCCAGAAAATCCGAGTGGACTTCACACGCGAAGGACCATCGATTATCGCTGACATGGAGAACGCTGGCATCGAGAATGCTGAAGGCGTCAACTTCAGTGTGCCCAGAAAAAGCGAAATGGCAAGCCTACTAAAGCAGCGCATGATGAACAAACAATTCTACTATCCACTGCTGAATTGGGAGCGGCCATATCGAGGGGACATATGTACTGAATTGAACGTGGAGCGTTATGAGCTGCGCAAGGACGGCGCCATAGGCTTTTCGCATCCGAACGGTACGCATGATGATGTGTTTTGGAGTATTGCGTTGGCTG